A DNA window from Corallococcus soli contains the following coding sequences:
- a CDS encoding alpha/beta fold hydrolase, with product MPTTIATDGTPLHYRVLGDGPRTVVLVHGWMMSGAVWDAMLEKLDMTGLRMVVPDHRGTGASGRPASGFSLEQYAKDVLAVADHAGAKRFALVGHSMGGQIAKWVASEAPGRVSGLVLLNSVPASGLPLPPDAAGLFRTSAGDRQKQATILGLACKQLSPESLEGMLKDAGGVSKEAIEQCFDAWTAGGFADRLAAITAPTLVVATDDPFLPPLFLKQAVVALIQNARLTHLPGPGHYPQVERPAETAALVAAFLAGSSAQA from the coding sequence ATGCCCACGACGATCGCGACGGATGGCACGCCACTGCATTACCGGGTGCTGGGAGATGGACCCCGCACCGTGGTGCTGGTGCATGGGTGGATGATGTCCGGCGCGGTGTGGGACGCGATGCTGGAGAAGCTGGACATGACGGGGCTCCGGATGGTGGTGCCGGACCACCGCGGCACCGGCGCGTCCGGGCGGCCCGCGTCCGGCTTCTCGCTGGAGCAGTACGCGAAGGACGTGCTCGCGGTGGCGGACCACGCGGGGGCGAAGCGCTTCGCGCTGGTGGGCCACAGCATGGGCGGGCAGATCGCCAAGTGGGTGGCGTCCGAAGCGCCCGGGCGCGTGTCGGGGCTGGTGCTGCTCAACTCGGTGCCCGCGTCGGGGCTGCCGCTGCCTCCGGACGCGGCGGGCCTGTTCCGCACGTCCGCGGGAGACCGGCAGAAGCAGGCGACCATCCTGGGCCTGGCCTGCAAGCAGCTGTCGCCCGAGTCGCTGGAGGGGATGTTGAAGGACGCCGGGGGCGTGTCGAAGGAGGCCATCGAGCAGTGCTTCGACGCCTGGACGGCGGGAGGCTTCGCGGACCGGCTGGCGGCCATCACGGCGCCCACGCTGGTGGTGGCCACGGATGATCCGTTCCTGCCGCCCCTGTTCCTGAAGCAGGCGGTGGTGGCGCTCATCCAGAACGCGCGCCTGACGCACCTGCCGGGGCCGGGCCACTACCCCCAGGTGGAGCGCCCGGCGGAGACGGCGGCGTTGGTGGCGGCGTTCCTCGCGGGCAGCTCCGCCCAGGCTTGA
- a CDS encoding radical SAM/SPASM domain-containing protein, with amino-acid sequence MVKRRLDVGRADYHPAYVVWELTLACDQPCTHCGSRAGTARPGELGTQEALDVVTQLAAMRSREVVLIGGEAYLHPGFLDIIRALKAAGIRPGLTTGGRGITAELAARMAEAGLYAASVSIDGLEATHDIMRAARGSFASATAALGFLKAAGVRTAANTNLNRLNQGDLEGLYAHLRTQGIGAWQVQITAPLGRAADRPDLLLQPWDLVDLMPRIDRLKLHARQDRITVMPGNNLGYFGPEEARLRSVHADGRDHWQGCQAGRYVLGIESNGAVKGCPSLQSAHYVGGNLREAPLERIWSDAPQLAFTRTRTVEDLWGFCRTCPFAETCMAGCSFTAHALFGRPGNNPYCHYRAKARAAEGVRERLLPRAPAPGTPFDHGLFEIVEEPLDAPDPKPELKREYVKTKRWPRPAA; translated from the coding sequence ATGGTGAAGCGTCGCCTGGATGTGGGCCGTGCCGACTACCACCCCGCCTATGTGGTGTGGGAGCTGACGCTCGCGTGTGATCAACCCTGCACGCACTGCGGTTCGCGGGCGGGCACCGCGCGGCCCGGGGAGCTGGGCACGCAGGAGGCCCTGGACGTCGTGACGCAGCTGGCGGCGATGCGCTCCCGGGAGGTGGTGCTCATTGGCGGCGAGGCGTACCTGCACCCCGGCTTCCTCGACATCATCCGCGCGCTGAAGGCCGCGGGCATCCGGCCGGGCCTGACGACGGGGGGACGCGGCATCACCGCGGAGCTGGCCGCGCGGATGGCGGAGGCGGGGCTGTACGCGGCGTCGGTCAGCATCGACGGGCTGGAGGCCACGCACGACATCATGCGCGCGGCCCGGGGCAGCTTCGCTTCCGCGACCGCGGCGCTCGGCTTCCTGAAGGCGGCGGGCGTGCGCACCGCCGCCAACACCAACCTCAACCGGCTCAACCAGGGCGACCTGGAGGGCCTCTACGCGCACCTGCGCACGCAGGGCATCGGGGCGTGGCAGGTGCAGATCACCGCGCCGCTGGGACGCGCGGCGGACCGCCCGGACCTGCTGCTGCAGCCGTGGGACCTGGTGGACCTGATGCCGCGCATCGACCGGCTGAAGCTGCACGCCCGCCAGGACCGCATCACCGTCATGCCAGGCAACAACCTGGGCTACTTCGGGCCGGAGGAGGCGCGGCTGCGCTCCGTGCACGCGGACGGGCGGGACCACTGGCAGGGCTGTCAGGCGGGCAGGTACGTGCTGGGCATCGAGTCCAACGGCGCCGTGAAGGGCTGCCCCTCCCTCCAGAGCGCCCACTACGTGGGAGGCAACCTGCGCGAAGCGCCGCTGGAGCGCATCTGGAGCGACGCGCCCCAGCTCGCCTTCACGCGCACGCGCACGGTGGAGGACCTGTGGGGCTTCTGCCGGACGTGCCCGTTCGCCGAGACGTGCATGGCCGGGTGCAGCTTCACCGCGCACGCCCTGTTCGGCCGGCCGGGAAACAACCCCTACTGCCACTACCGCGCGAAGGCCCGCGCCGCGGAAGGCGTGCGGGAGCGGCTGCTGCCCAGGGCCCCCGCGCCCGGCACGCCCTTCGACCACGGCCTCTTTGAAATCGTGGAGGAGCCGCTGGACGCGCCCGACCCGAAGCCGGAGCTGAAGCGCGAATACGTCAAGACGAAGCGCTGGCCCCGGCCCGCCGCGTGA
- a CDS encoding SAM-dependent methyltransferase, whose translation MTDDARMGTAGAKRTVYCEDALAWLDARPVLEGCSVVASMPDVSEFPSLTLPQWKDWFVGAAARVLSRVPEDGVAVFYQSDVKKDGAWVDKGYLVSKAAEAAGCETLWHKVVCRRTPGTVTFGRPAYSHLLCFSRGLKADPAKSTADVLPEAGEVTWTRGMGLAACLVACRFILEQTRTRTVVDPFCGHGTALAVANALGLDAVGVELSRKRARRARNLQASWNGSRLVLLPGAGGGPAPDDAPDDSPDDA comes from the coding sequence ATGACGGACGACGCGCGGATGGGGACGGCGGGAGCGAAGCGCACGGTGTACTGCGAGGACGCGCTGGCGTGGCTGGACGCGCGCCCGGTGCTGGAGGGGTGCTCGGTGGTGGCGTCCATGCCGGACGTCTCCGAGTTCCCCTCCCTCACGCTGCCCCAGTGGAAGGACTGGTTCGTGGGGGCGGCGGCGCGGGTGCTGTCGCGGGTGCCGGAGGACGGGGTGGCGGTGTTCTACCAGTCCGACGTGAAGAAGGACGGGGCCTGGGTGGACAAGGGCTACCTGGTGTCCAAGGCGGCGGAGGCTGCGGGCTGCGAGACGCTCTGGCACAAGGTGGTGTGCCGCAGGACGCCGGGCACGGTGACGTTCGGGCGGCCCGCGTACTCGCACCTGCTGTGCTTCTCCCGGGGGCTGAAGGCGGACCCGGCGAAGTCCACCGCGGACGTGCTGCCGGAGGCCGGCGAGGTGACGTGGACGCGCGGCATGGGGCTGGCCGCGTGCCTGGTGGCGTGCCGCTTCATCCTGGAGCAGACGCGCACGCGCACGGTGGTGGATCCATTCTGCGGCCACGGCACCGCGCTCGCGGTGGCCAACGCGCTGGGCCTGGACGCGGTGGGCGTGGAGTTGAGCCGCAAGCGCGCCCGCCGGGCCCGCAACCTCCAGGCCTCGTGGAATGGCTCCAGGCTGGTGCTGCTGCCCGGCGCGGGCGGGGGCCCGGCGCCGGACGACGCGCCGGACGACTCGCCGGACGACGCGTGA
- a CDS encoding transposase produces MEASARSRRIPTPRVLIRRTARQARPSPALNRSGTSFAGRLRDKDEGPPDDKGNPTVNFHGEKRGNATHESTTDPESRLARKGGNGAKLSYSASVLMENRTGLVADITVELATGEAEWVGSLRMLDRQKEKGLVPTALGADAGYDVQRFVDATRERGVTPHVAQTRDVRRASRVDGRTTRHGGYALSQRARKRVEEIFGWMKTVGGFRKTRYRGQARTGLWAYFVAAAYNLTRMARLMPP; encoded by the coding sequence ATGGAAGCGTCTGCGCGCAGCCGACGCATCCCAACGCCTCGCGTCTTAATCCGTCGCACCGCTCGCCAAGCACGCCCTTCGCCCGCCCTCAATCGATCCGGCACATCGTTCGCCGGACGGTTACGAGACAAGGATGAAGGGCCTCCGGACGACAAGGGCAACCCTACCGTCAACTTCCACGGGGAGAAGCGCGGCAATGCCACGCACGAGTCGACGACGGACCCGGAGTCGAGGCTGGCGCGCAAAGGAGGCAACGGCGCGAAGCTCTCCTACTCGGCCAGCGTGCTGATGGAGAACCGCACCGGGCTGGTGGCGGACATCACAGTGGAGTTGGCGACGGGCGAAGCGGAGTGGGTGGGCTCGTTGCGGATGCTCGACCGGCAGAAAGAGAAGGGGCTGGTGCCCACGGCGCTGGGGGCGGATGCCGGATACGACGTGCAGCGCTTCGTGGATGCCACGCGCGAGCGCGGGGTGACACCCCATGTTGCCCAGACGCGCGACGTGCGCCGCGCCAGCCGCGTCGACGGACGCACCACACGCCACGGGGGCTATGCGCTGAGCCAGCGCGCCAGAAAGCGAGTCGAGGAGATATTCGGCTGGATGAAGACGGTGGGCGGCTTCAGGAAGACACGCTACCGAGGCCAGGCGAGGACGGGCCTCTGGGCCTACTTCGTCGCCGCCGCCTACAACCTGACACGCATGGCTCGACTCATGCCCCCCTGA